The Nerophis lumbriciformis linkage group LG07, RoL_Nlum_v2.1, whole genome shotgun sequence genome window below encodes:
- the LOC140678957 gene encoding tapasin-related protein-like: protein MCEKRTMSALCIRACFLLAISAAAWDKTPDVTVTCLVSTECLLPCSFPPAAQESVNWFRQDVAVFSFRRGEDGDSIESQALAGRVAVVAKFISGGNATLVLKEAVLKDRGTYRCHVRTSEGEHNVKVVLKVEAPIRGLTLELSRLSGYEEMVCIVRNVFPPPRVTWVTEPPTFEDLRPITHMLADKQGLYTADSKLKMLSGQPDLIYICKVSTSYGGPTWTSSLREREIRGREGRDLTVPCFAPPYLNHPTLHWNFTNGEGPAHILTYDSRSGDSVSTPPWDEHVELDGYRVPFGDGSLRLMDPKHAVHTGTYSCVFSVPYNTHTERADVSIDGPTVSRSTSETPSYWWIVGVAVAVLFLGLAAMFAYLKLKGRVSRKPRNNPEEVTELNSVKDGGESQMSEGGGILAGGNNGQSDLS from the exons ATGTGTGAAAAGCGAACAATGTCAGCGTTGTGCATCCGGGCCTGCTTCCTGCTCGCCATCAGTGCCGCCGCGTGGGACAAAACGCCAG ATGTCACCGTGACTTGTCTGGTGTCAACAGAGTGCCTCCTTCCCTGCAGCTTCCCGCCCGCCGCCCAGGAGAGCGTCAACTGGTTCCGGCAGGACGTGGCGGTCTTCAGCTTCCGGCGAGGAGAGGACGGAGACAGCATTGAAAGCCAGGCGCTCGCCGGCCGGGTCGCCGTGGTCGCCAAATTTATCTCAGGAGGCAACGCCACCTTGGTCCTGAAGGAGGCGGTACTTAAAGACCGCGGCACGTACAGGTGTCACGTGCGCACCTCCGAGGGGGAACACAACGTCAAGGTGGTCTTGAAGGTGGAAG CGCCTATCCGAGGTTTGACTCTGGAGCTCTCCAGGCTGAGCGGCTACGAGGAGATGGTGTGCATCGTCCGCAACGTCTTCCCACCGCCTCGGGTCACCTGGGTAACAGAGCCGCCCACCTTTGAGGACCTTCGACCAATCACACACATGCTGGCCGACAAGCAGGGGCTCTACACGGCCGACAGTAAGCTGAAGATGCTGAGCGGCCAGCCGGACCTCATCTACATTTGCAAAGTCAGCACCTCCTACGGGGGTCCCACCTGGACGTCCTCGCTGCGGGAGAGAG AAATAAGAGGACGTGAGGGTCGGGACCTGACCGTCCCCTGCTTCGCTCCGCCCTACCTGAACCACCCCACCCTCCACTGGAACTTCACCAACGGCGAGGGCCCGGCGCACATCCTCACCTACGACAGCCGCTCGGGAGACAGCGTCTCCACGCCACCCTGGGACGAGCACGTGGAGCTGGACGGCTACAGGGTGCCCTTTGGGGACGGCTCCCTGCGCCTGATGGACCCCAAGCACGCCGTGCACACGGGAACGTACAGCTGCGTGTTCTCGGTGCCGTACAACACGCACACGGAACGCGCGGACGTCTCCATTGACGGCCCCACAG TGAGTCGCAGCACGTCGGAGACACCATCATACTGGTGGATCGTGGgcgtggcggtggccgtgctgtTTCTGGGTCTGGCGGCCATGTTTGCTTACCTGAAGCTTAAAG GAAGGGTATCCAGGAAGCCCAGGAATAACCCTGAGGAGGTGACAGAGTTGAACTCAGTCAAAG ATGGTGGTGAGAGTCAGATGAGCGAAGGTGGAGGCATTCTTGCTGGCGGCAACAACGGACAGTCGGACCTCTCCTGA